The following nucleotide sequence is from Anopheles stephensi strain Indian chromosome 3, UCI_ANSTEP_V1.0, whole genome shotgun sequence.
gaaaatttattttttaactctTTGGTAAAAACGTTCTAACATATGTCAAATCTCATTGAAAGTTTTGCCAAAACCATGCGAAATAATCGGACCAATCGAGCTGTGGCTCATCAGCCTTATTCCGCAAACCACACGTACGAACCATGGCTTTGGAACTGTGCAGCAgtgactttggatggtttcGTATGATCCTCAAACATGAAAACGATGCGTGTTTTCTCTTGATGCAATAGTTTTAATCAATTCCCATCGAATAGAAATCGATTGTCAATTGTATTTtgatgcagcaaaaaaaatcatcccacGTATATATTTATCATTTGAAGTGACGCTTTCTCAACTGCACTTGGAttaaaaaagaataatttaCGACGAACATTTACTGACGCTTGTTTTTCTAACGGAAACCTTATTTATTTCGGATGGTACTGTGTATACATTAAACCTTTACCCTTTACCTGTCCGACCCTTTCGATTGTTTCGAAACTTTTTCCCCAAAACGTAAAGCTGCAACACCAACAGTTTTACTTTTCCTCTTTTATTCTCTCTTTATTTCACATCCATattaaaaaagcttttcagTTTACTTCCCCCATTCCATCCGTGCCCTGCGAGCGTGTTGGACATCTTACAAGCTAGGGCAgataatttaatgtttttttgttctccatCCATTGCAGTATCACTTACAGGATGCTGCACGTGAATGCTTACGCTAACCACATTTGATGCAATACAGCTAGGgtgcttttttccttttttgtgtgttttcatGAAATTATGTGTTCCGCAGTGTCATCAGCTAATCGAAGCGGGAAGCTTAATTATTCTTCATCCACATACCACTGGGGGTGGTGCAGAAGATAAGCGCGGGCCTTCAATCACAAACGCTAaatcaagtgtgtgtgtgtgtgtgtgtatctacAGTGTGTTTCCCCTCTTGGTGCGCGAGTGCGATGcaacatttaaaacaaaaaagaaaagaagaaaactccGGTGTGCAATTAAATTTTTGCATCAGTTTATcgatgcaaatgcaaatggaGTAGAATGTTTGCACTTGCGCCCCCCAACTCGATTGCGATTCCCCATaatgtcccccccccccgccgcGTGTTCCCATCTATCACCCGGATGGCATGGCCAGTAGCGCGTTTGATCACTGGGAATCGTAAGTGCGATTTCCGTTTCACATCACTTTCGTCGGTTTCACTTCCGCTGCTTGCGTTACACTTCTCACTGTGACACACTGGGCTGGGttcaagtttaaaaaaaaaacacagctccACAACCCCTCGAAAGGATCACTATTTCACCTTCTTAACGACGCCACCGTCGGTGTAGCAGACGTTCAGTGCCCGCGTGATGCCACTGTACGTCTTCATGTAGAAGTTGATGAACATGGAGATCAGCACGACCATGTAGGGTGCGTAGAGCAGGATGTGGGTACGCGGGATGGCGCAACTGCTGCGCATGGCGAACATGATGTTCACCAGGATGCTCACCAGCTGTATCTGGAAGGGTTGAACGAAAGCGATCCTCATACAGCTATCGGTTGTGTGCAGGGAGGCAGGACTATACTTACAATCTGCAGTGCCGTGATGTATCGCTTCAGCTTGTTCAGCGAAAAGGGCACATAGTTCGGTATGACCGCCAGCAGGTAGTACGAGTACATGCACATGTGCACCAGCGAGTTAACGATGATCGTGTACGTGAGCATACTTCCTGAAGAGAGCGGGAAAGGAACGAGAATAACAGCATGATGCTCGGACAAACTCTTCGCCGGCTTTTTAGGAAACGAACCTCCAACGTACTTGGCGAAGATCCAGGCCAACAGATAGGTAAACACGTGATGGTAAACGTGCAGGAACGAAATCTGGCTACGCTTCTTGCGCAGCGCAAACAGTACCGTCTCCACCAGCTCGGCCGTTTTGACGCAGTAGTTGAGGTAGGCGGCATGCAGGAACCCGATCGCATCCCGGCTGGTCGAATAGTCCACCAGCTCGCACGTGTACAGATAGCGGAAGGTCCAGCCGTGGCGTACGAGCTGCCGGATCAGACAGTagcacaccaccacctggAACACGTTGTACGCCAGCATTAGTTTGCGCAGATCGTACGGTTTGCGATCGCGCATATAGCTGTTGGAGGAGGAGCAGGTGACATTGATTCGGGGGGGTGAAGAGTAGAAGCAGTAGCGGTCGGTCACAGGCAGTTCCGATAAAGGAAGTGATCCCATTTAAGGGATCGCGCTGGATCGCTATACTTACTGCGGTATCCAGTAGAACACGAGCAGGAAGTAGACGGAGAGCACCGACAGGGGCCATAGTGGACTGTGCAGGAATGGTAGATGAGCGGTACGCTTGTCGCTCAGGTCCTCCACCAGGAAGGTGTACCAATGATCAAACTGTTGCTGCAGTGACTCTCCAACCGTTTCGGTCCCATTCGACTCCATCCTGATtgagtgtgggtgtgtgtgtgtgcgtcgagAACCCGAAACCCCAGCCGCGAGCCGCTGTACACCGTTGTAACACCTTACACGGTCAGACAATGACTGACAAAGCCGTGCGCCGCTAGTTGGACACACTGTACGAATTTAATGTTTGGTGCGTGCGGCCGTCCCCGTTTTGTCCCCAGTGCGATTCGAAGTCCGTGACGCGTGCGTTCTGCACCCGGGTCACTAtggaaatggtaggccgatgTTGCCTTTCGCTCCACCGAGCTGACCGTTGCAACATGATGCCGGTCTGTTGCAGCGATGGAAATGGCATGCGACGCGCTACGTCACACACAGCACGTTGCGGTGCGTGCCGGAGTTCGCTGGGCCGAGATTTGGGGGTCTTTCAGGTCTTGCAGGGTTGCTCAACCTTCGTTTACTGTTGATTAAGCTAGCGTCTATCAGCTTAACTCTGAGCCTGATCATCGGCAGGCTTACTCCAGAACTGTAACGTCAATGTTTGTAACGAATATCTCAGACTCTATTTCTAGATTTATCCGTTTCGATcgagatttgaaaaaaatgagCATGCTGTAATAAGAGATTGATCTTGATTGATAGTTCTCTAGCTTCTCTCCATCACTAGACGAATTTCATTCATCAGAATGCGATTGACTATCAATTAATCAATTCGGTTGTCGGTTTCCGATCTAATCTGCAAAAGGGCATCTGTAATTGCTAATTTGAATCCCCTCACTgcccctctctccctctctctctgtctctctctctctctctctcacaccaTATATCAATTGATTCCAAATCGCGTGCCAACAATCTCCGCATCTCGATCACTGGCTTACTTTCTTTGCACAAACTATGTTGACGCTCGTCGTTTACAATCAAATATTTGAAACGTAACACTCTGCGCGAAATTAATGGTGAGCGGAGCTTGATTGTTCGCGGCTAGATCAACAACCACCGGCGGTGCACGTAAGCAAACAGATCGGCTGCTCACTTATCTAATAGTTTTGGCTTTCCAAACACGCAGGTGCACAAATTTTCCCCTATCAACTGTAATCAACTCTAGAACACCCATTACCATTATCAACGCGAATGTTACGTGGTTCAGGGTTCAGGTTTGTTGGATAATGttgctttattgttttttttgcaaacttttACCTTGTTAATGTTATATTATAATACTAATATCAATTTAAGAAAATTGATATTAGTATCATACTTGATATTAGTATAATTTAACTAATCAATACGGCAACACTTTTTGTTCACTATTCAATAGTGTGGTTGATTGGAATGTCTAGCATTGTACTAAGAACGATGGCCCCTTAACGTCCTTGAAAAGATGCATTGACATTGATATTGTCCAATGCAAGGTGGCGTGCATAGCTGTGTTTGGTGGTGTCTAAACGTTTAATGAACTGTGTTTGATAAACGCTGATTGAGTCGTCTCAGTACATTATCCGGGTTGAGAGTCATAAAAAAATACGTCTTGAAGTATTGATGCATtgcctttttttaattcttcaaGGACAGCTTGTTAATGAATTGATAAAACAATATTACACTAAGTTATTACTTTGTGTGGGGATGTGTGGATtagtggggcggtccggtgattGAGGCGATAATGgcactggtcttcacacggcaggaccatcttcaaatcccatccagggttcaaatccttcaaatcccatccagaacgccttcccgtacgtaggcctgactactttgctacgggtaaaactaagtcacagaaagccagaaatggcaggccgagacctctcgaggttgtagtgccaataaggagaagaaaattagTTAAAGTTAATGTGGAACAAACCATATCTTtgaatatttcgtttatccgTTCATTGATTGCCTAGATTTACTGGTTCACCAGTATCGTCTCATTTTTCTTGCAGCTTTATATTGTCTCGTGCGTAACTGTTGTATCAACGATCGACGATTTTTGTTGGtatattattgttattttcaACTTAAGTCTTTTCTATACCGTAACGCTCCCTTTATACTCGTAGAGGAGGTCTTACGCGGTAGGGCCTAGGATCAAATCCTTGCTGGACCCCCCCTGAGTCCTGAGGACTGACTTCTAAATACGTGGGGTGAATACGTCTAGTAAGCCCCAactggcaggcatgacctaagcgGTTGTAAAGccacgaagagagagagagagatatagaAGATCCAAAAGAGATTGATAAAGACAGTCAGATGAATTCAAATTCTCTATCTGAAAAGGACATCAGCACCGGACCAAGGCAAATGTACAGATTGGGATAATCTTAATAGATTGATTTTACAATCATTTTTTACTTCTAACCGGAATGGACATTTAAGCATATGCCGCGAAGAGAAACTCCCGAGGAGCTTGAAAGTTGAACTTTTTTCTCTAGATGTTCTGGAGATAGTTCTATTCGtagtttgcttttttgcacACTTAATCTATAAATACTTTCTAATCCAGATATCGATTCTTCCAACATCTGAGTCTTAAAGGTTAAAACGAATTATCTCGTATACATTAGTTATGTATTTTAAGAGAAGCACTGATTGCTCTTCTCTTATTCTGAGAGATTCTTGAATTAGCTCATGGTTGAAGACTGTTCTGTGATAGCCATTTACATTTTCATGATTTGCTATCTTCTTTATAAGGCTATCGAAAAATGATTATCTTTtgacaaaaattaataaatatgtTCCTTGagatattttatattttaatttaaaaaatataaataaataaaaatactcATCGTAAGCATCTCAGAACAGACAATgccaacgcaaaacaaaatcggAATCAAGCTCAGCTGTTAGCTCTTGCATGCAATCACAAGAGAGAGCAAATTTCACTTGCGTTGCACTCTTGCGTTCAACATTTTCTTGTAAAGCATAGCTTGTTTGCAAACTTCAATGGAGGGATGGGTTACAGCGTGATTCAAATTGTAAAGCAGTGCTTTTTGATGTTTtagataaatattttattgattttatttttttaattaacattTCTTTTAACTAATGAGAAAATAGAACCTTCAGCATCAATCTCATTCAagcttaacaaaaaaaatcaattgcaaAACCTATTGAACATGTGCTTGACTGCTGTGTTCATACCCCGTAATGCCTAAATTTTAATACTTCCCTTCCATGTGATATACACTTtcgcgaaaatcaaaccaataGTATGCATAATTGTactttaattaatttgtttctttgtttttgattATTCATTCGTTGTTTCATAATTTCAAGTGAGTGTGTGAGCTTGTTTCGGTTTTAACCTCTTCCAAAAACGCAACCTATATAAACATCTCTCCATTTATTGAGAGTGTGCTCTCGCGTAACTTGCCTAAGTAGcgattgtttttcatttttgttgtttgcattAAATGTTTTTTGATAGTTTCGATACGCTTCGCGTTCTATCTATGCACCCGGAAGCCGAAAATAAGTGATCGCAGTGATAAGGCCCAGGACTATGTCCCGCGCTGCAATAATTGACCCGCGTCCGATCACGACCGCAAGATTGTAACGATGGTTCTTGATAGTGTTTGATgtgttatttgtgtgtgtgtttttttttttcaaagttttgttttctttttctttaaataataatacaaTAACAAACATATAAATAACCCTTCTTATCCGCTGCCTGTTTTTGTCAAACTCCCCCTCCCCGTTAAACCCTTCGTTATAGTAAAACCTTCActaaaaaatatagaaaaaatgATGGCATTCAAAAAAACGGAGCTTCCACTCCTCTGTCTCCTCTGTTCGAATTCAATCACATTAGTTAAAGCTTTTCCAGCTCGCTAAGGCAATGGAAACGATATTTGCCCGAATGGTTTGGATTCTCGACAGTCCCTGGAGCTTGCGTGTTTCTTCAACCCGAAGGCTGGCCGGGTTCAACACCTGCCAGATTGGCGGCCCGGTTGAGGCCCGGTTGAGACTGTAgctaaaatcgatttattatTGCACTCCAAGGATTTCGCGCCGCCGTCTCAACCGTACGTCACATGGAAAATGCGCTGTGTTTCCGTCCCTATTGCTTCACTTTGGCGGCTTTCGATTTGCTGTACGATTTCTTGTAGAAATCGTAGAACAGATAGGTCAGGATGAGGATGTTCGGTATGTACATGGCCAGGAACGGTTTCGACACGTTACAGCGCGGATTAAGACCGAGCAGATTGTTAACCATCATCAGACAGAACTGGATCTGTTTGGGTGAAAGTAAAGGTATTCGCGATTAGCAATGGAATATTAAGATGAAGCAGGgctctttttttcctaccaGTTGAATTTTGGTGATGTATTTTTTGTACTTTGCCACGAGGAACTTGAACAGGGGCACATCGTACGCGGACATGAAGTAGTACGAGTACATGATGATGTGCACCACACAGTTCGCCACGATGGAGAACGTAAGCATGCTTCCTGGAACGAAGGGAGATATACTGTATCGATTGGAACACTTGAAGCCACCGGGCTCATATAAATCATACCTCCAATATATTTGGTGTAGATGTACGCTATCACAAACGTGCTTATATGATGGTACACGTGCAGCACGGACACCTGGTTCTGTTTCTTGCGCAGCACGAACAGCACCGTTTCGAGCAGCTCGAACAGTTTGATCATCAGCAGGTACCAGGTGGTTTCGACCATTAGCATCGCCTTCGGTTCGTTGGAGTAGTCGGTTTCGACGCATCGGTAGAAAAAGTATGGCCTCCAGCCGGCTTTCACTAGCTAAAATAGAACGATGCGGAATATATTTTGCGAATGTAGCTATGACAAGGAGATACTTACATTTGCGATGAGGAACACACAGTACAGCACTTGGAATAGGTTGTAGAAGCCCATAAATGTCTTCAGCTGGTAAGCTTCCCGATTTTTCATATACCTACGAAGAAGATATGTAAAGGGCGTGAAGTTTAAGTTCGCCTAAGTCTCAAATGACGTTAAAGAAATGGCGTCACTGACCTAGGAACTATGTAGTACACCAACGCCAAGTAGCAGATAATGATGCCGATAATTGGAAACGGTGACCCCGCCAGAAACCAGTCCTTAGTTCGTTGATCTATCCGTACCGAAAGGGCGtgaggcagaaaaaaaagttgaaggAGTTAAACATGGTCTTCATCTTCATGGACAGTACGAAGCGCAAGCACATCACACTTAGCTTACCGGCATTTTCGTAGATGTAATACTGGTACAGGTCCATCTTTTGCTGATGTCGTCGCACTTGGCAAAACGTTTAAGTGGCGTACAGTGAAGAGGAAAAACAGCCCCTCACCAGCTTATCTCATTTAGTACACACGCACTACACAAACCGGCCCGCTGCTTGCACAGGTCACCACCTCCGGCACTGGTAGAACGCACACCATATGCAACTTTCTAAGCGAAGCGGTCCCCCAGCATATACCACTTTTGCACAACTTGGCTTTTGGGTAGGGGTTTTAGTTGATGTTGCTCGACCTAGTGGCtagtacacacaaaaaaaaaaaacggaggttGCTGTTTGATAGCGTAGAGATCTTTTTCGTGTTtgccatccacacacacacacgcgatgTCTTCGCTTGGACGGCCGTTTCTTCGCTCGGGACGGCCTTCGGACCTCAGATTCGTGGATGTGTTACGCGCGTACTGAGAACCCGCGCCAAGCAGGCACCCGCTTATAAGCGGGCGTTTGTTTTGAAACGATTGCAGTTTCATCGCCGGTTTTGGGGGTTGGTACTGTGCGAAGTAGTGCATGGCGCCGGCAGGCCTACCCCCAATCGGGTTGGGGGCTTTCCTGCCGAAGTGTCTCGCTAGAACGCGCTGCATGGCTCTTGGCCGCGCTTCTTGTTGCGTCAGATAAACAAGTTCTGTGTGCTTTTGGAGCAAACTGTACAGtgatgcttgttttttttttcttcgaacCAACGGCACGAGCATGCAAGCAGCAGTGGTGAGTGTGAAGGACACTGGCACATGTATCTTGCGAACGGGGGTTTTGGGTTGCCAAAAATAGTTAAAGGaacttttctctctctctaatttAGAACCTCCGTCCCTATAGGGACATTATCTGATAATTACAGCTAATTTACACCCTAGAGCCACGGTGTCATGCAACACCACGCGAGgatttatttgaaaacaaaaagttcTACAATTTGTAACGTGTGGAACTCGGCATACAAATAGCTTCATGAATATTTTCGTTCCCGGCCCGTGAACTCCTGCCGGAGACAACCCAACCTGGCGGACTGATTGATTGAGCTGTTTCACGCCACAACACAGTGCCGCAGCTTTAGGTCCGCACAAACCGACCAAACGATTCGTTTAGCTGTGGCTTTGCTTAATTACCCtccaaaaatttaattacacatTAATGTGCGTCATATTACGACAAAATGAACAATGTATGCGTAATGTAAGCGAGATACTAGTTTTTTTATTGGAGTAGCGAACTTTAGGACGTCACAGCACCATGTGTACTGCCAATAAAACAGGTTACGATATGATGACCTCTGGCGGCGATGATGGACGAAAGGGGACGAGAGAAGGCGGCAAATGTGTGTAACTCATTGCGGTTGATATTAATTCGTAATGAACGAACGCACAAGTTATTCTAGGCAAATAATTGTTCCGATGAACTTTGGGATAAACGCGTTGGTACAGATTATCATATTACGTTATTCCGGGATAAACTATTCATGAAAAATTGATGCGCTGAAAATGTGGTGGGACCAATTATAGGTTATCTAATGTGAGCTGTTAGAAGGTCCAGAGCAAATCGATACATCAGTTGGCGTGATATCCAATAGGCCATATTCTTCTGTGGAATAGAATTTCCATTCGGCTCGTTAGGATTTGCCCCAGTTCTCATCCCTGGATCAAATATGTATGTAGCGCTGGTGCTCTGAATATGGTGGGAtctattaaaaattgtttattatgAGCGAGCTCTCAATCTCAATCGCTCCAAATTGATTCTAAAAGATTCACCTATTATATTTTAAGTGAAGAATTATCCTGTCCTAAAAGCAATTTTTAACGgcttgcttttgtttctgttctcttcattttcttctacagtcaaaagaaaaaatgatGAAAGGCGTACGGCGTGGCTGCGTTCGCCTAAAGGGTGCCATCATCGGCATAGACGACCAGGATGTGAACACATTTACGATCACCGTCG
It contains:
- the LOC118512909 gene encoding elongation of very long chain fatty acids protein 4-like — encoded protein: MESNGTETVGESLQQQFDHWYTFLVEDLSDKRTAHLPFLHSPLWPLSVLSVYFLLVFYWIPHYMRDRKPYDLRKLMLAYNVFQVVVCYCLIRQLVRHGWTFRYLYTCELVDYSTSRDAIGFLHAAYLNYCVKTAELVETVLFALRKKRSQISFLHVYHHVFTYLLAWIFAKYVGGSMLTYTIIVNSLVHMCMYSYYLLAVIPNYVPFSLNKLKRYITALQIIQLVSILVNIMFAMRSSCAIPRTHILLYAPYMVVLISMFINFYMKTYSGITRALNVCYTDGGVVKKVK
- the LOC118512911 gene encoding elongation of very long chain fatty acids protein AAEL008004-like — encoded protein: MDLYQYYIYENADQRTKDWFLAGSPFPIIGIIICYLALVYYIVPRYMKNREAYQLKTFMGFYNLFQVLYCVFLIANLVKAGWRPYFFYRCVETDYSNEPKAMLMVETTWYLLMIKLFELLETVLFVLRKKQNQVSVLHVYHHISTFVIAYIYTKYIGGSMLTFSIVANCVVHIIMYSYYFMSAYDVPLFKFLVAKYKKYITKIQLIQFCLMMVNNLLGLNPRCNVSKPFLAMYIPNILILTYLFYDFYKKSYSKSKAAKVKQ